A genome region from Calditrichota bacterium includes the following:
- a CDS encoding FHA domain-containing protein: protein MPRIVVKRNNRTYKEFLLRPFQSRVTVGSHSDNDLILADIGVREHHFAIYKKNSHYFLEPLDGVTTTTLNGKNVIASTQIKSGDVIEVGAHKLLFENELHEAHSVETADTVGYDDDLAESEVETETPEKDVATAKPKKEIVNKIDEMAAEEQPKKPAVETEEESSEPHFLIAIYGPYLGNVYQLNTVTTKIGRDRLLNDIVIDRTPSGKIDASISRRHATIVHSEGCYYILDKRSKTRTRINGKELIPDQVLQLYPNDEVEIVSDRKSTILRFCPKNRMNFSRPKKSGTWWLRNRHRVGLFFSVAVILILALVIFKFAKQLSIAQ, encoded by the coding sequence ATGCCCCGAATCGTAGTCAAGCGAAATAATCGTACCTATAAAGAATTTTTGCTACGCCCGTTTCAGAGCCGCGTCACGGTGGGCTCTCATAGCGACAACGATTTAATTCTGGCGGACATTGGTGTTCGCGAACATCATTTTGCTATTTACAAAAAAAACAGCCACTATTTTCTCGAGCCGCTGGATGGCGTCACTACCACTACTTTAAATGGGAAAAATGTAATTGCTTCTACTCAAATCAAAAGCGGAGACGTGATCGAAGTAGGGGCGCATAAGTTGTTATTTGAAAATGAGTTGCATGAGGCACATTCGGTAGAAACGGCTGACACGGTGGGGTATGATGATGATCTCGCGGAGTCAGAGGTTGAAACAGAGACCCCGGAAAAAGACGTGGCGACTGCCAAGCCTAAAAAAGAAATTGTCAACAAAATTGATGAAATGGCGGCAGAGGAGCAGCCGAAAAAGCCTGCTGTTGAAACTGAAGAAGAATCTTCGGAGCCACATTTTTTGATTGCGATTTATGGCCCTTATCTCGGAAATGTTTATCAACTCAACACGGTGACCACAAAAATCGGCAGAGACCGGCTTTTGAATGACATCGTTATCGATCGTACGCCGAGCGGGAAAATAGATGCCAGCATTTCCCGGCGTCACGCTACAATCGTGCACAGCGAAGGTTGCTATTATATTCTCGATAAACGCAGCAAAACCAGAACCCGAATCAACGGGAAAGAGCTGATCCCGGATCAAGTTTTGCAACTTTATCCCAACGATGAGGTGGAAATTGTCAGCGACCGCAAAAGTACGATTTTGCGTTTTTGTCCCAAGAACAGGATGAATTTTTCCCGACCAAAAAAATCAGGCACGTGGTGGCTGCGAAATCGGCATCGTGTAGGTTTGTTTTTTTCTGTTGCTGTCATTCTCATTTTGGCGTTGGTCATTTTCAAATTTGCAAAGCAATTGTCGATTGCCCAGCA